A single window of Bacteroidota bacterium DNA harbors:
- the rpmA gene encoding 50S ribosomal protein L27 — MAHKKGAGSSKNGRESHSKRLGVKIFGGQAAISGNIIIRQRGTKHHPGTNVGIGKDHTLFALTDGIVTFSKKRDDKSYVSIEPFA, encoded by the coding sequence ATGGCACATAAGAAAGGGGCGGGTAGTTCCAAAAACGGAAGGGAATCGCACAGTAAAAGATTAGGTGTTAAAATATTTGGTGGTCAAGCTGCCATTTCTGGTAATATTATTATCAGACAAAGAGGTACAAAACACCATCCGGGTACAAATGTTGGAATTGGAAAAGATCACACGCTTTTCGCTCTTACTGACGGAATAGTAACCTTCAGCAAAAAAAGAGATGATAAATCCTACGTATCTATTGAGCCTTTCGCTTAA
- the serS gene encoding serine--tRNA ligase, which translates to MLQVSVIRENTKEVIQRLAVKNFQAEAIINSIIDLDNQRKKIQTELDAILSDANNIAREIGELFKLNKAAEANDLKNKSAAIKETSRELQEELNKTEEEIKQQLYLVPNLPHKSVPRGKTPEDNEIVHSEGDIPQMAEDAKPHWDLAKTYDIIDFELGVKITGAGFPVYKGKGARLQRGLINFFLDEAHKAGYEEYLPPLMVNEASAIGTGQLPDKEAQMYHVGLDNFYLIPTAEVPITNIHRDVIYKSDELPIKNTAYTPCFRREAGSYGKDVRGLNRLHQFDKVEIVQVQHPLNSYTALEQMVDHVKGLMQKLNLPFRILRLCGGDMSFASALTYDFEVYAAAQKKWLEVSSVSNFESFQSNRLKLRFKERDEKPQLAHTLNGSALALPRIVAALLENNQTSEGIIMPEAIRAYTGFDKIS; encoded by the coding sequence ATGTTACAAGTCAGTGTAATCAGAGAAAATACCAAAGAGGTAATTCAAAGGCTTGCCGTTAAAAATTTCCAGGCAGAAGCGATAATTAATAGTATTATTGATTTAGATAACCAGCGCAAAAAAATCCAGACGGAACTTGATGCCATACTATCTGATGCAAATAACATAGCCAGAGAGATTGGAGAGTTGTTTAAATTAAACAAAGCAGCGGAGGCCAATGACTTAAAAAATAAAAGCGCAGCAATTAAAGAAACCAGCCGTGAATTGCAGGAAGAACTTAATAAAACGGAAGAAGAAATAAAGCAACAGCTTTATCTTGTTCCCAATCTTCCCCATAAAAGCGTTCCCAGGGGAAAAACTCCAGAAGACAATGAAATTGTGCACAGCGAGGGTGATATTCCTCAAATGGCTGAAGATGCAAAGCCTCACTGGGATTTGGCAAAAACATATGACATAATTGATTTTGAACTTGGAGTGAAAATTACAGGAGCAGGATTTCCTGTATACAAGGGCAAGGGCGCAAGACTTCAGAGAGGCTTGATAAATTTCTTTTTAGATGAGGCTCATAAAGCTGGTTATGAAGAATATCTTCCACCTTTAATGGTAAATGAGGCCTCTGCAATTGGTACAGGCCAACTCCCGGATAAGGAAGCACAAATGTATCATGTTGGACTGGATAATTTTTACCTTATTCCTACGGCTGAGGTTCCAATTACCAATATTCATCGTGATGTAATTTACAAATCAGATGAATTGCCAATCAAAAACACCGCATATACTCCATGTTTCAGAAGGGAGGCAGGCTCTTATGGAAAGGATGTTAGAGGATTAAACCGTTTGCACCAGTTTGATAAGGTGGAAATAGTGCAAGTACAGCACCCTTTAAATTCCTATACTGCATTAGAGCAAATGGTAGATCATGTTAAAGGATTAATGCAAAAGTTAAATCTTCCTTTCCGTATTTTAAGACTTTGTGGAGGAGATATGAGTTTTGCCTCTGCCTTAACTTATGATTTTGAAGTTTATGCCGCAGCCCAAAAAAAATGGCTTGAGGTAAGTTCTGTTTCTAATTTTGAATCTTTCCAGTCAAACCGACTTAAACTTCGTTTTAAAGAAAGAGATGAAAAGCCACAACTTGCCCATACACTAAATGGAAGCGCACTTGCTTTGCCGCGAATTGTAGCTGCTTTGCTTGAAAACAACCAAACTTCCGAAGGTATTATAATGCCCGAGGCCATTAGGGCATACACAGGATTTGATAAAATAAGTTAA
- a CDS encoding tetratricopeptide repeat protein: protein MKIQLAKIFLFVLVLLHSFVNAQIETSPDNEAPQPTGSDEQLAAHFFQNKEYDKAVIYYEKLFEKSRLDFYYGYYLDCLIELKEYKKAEKIIKKQLKQNPLKLGYQVDLGYVLQSSGENAKAKKEFDHALSQLSPSQGQIFEVANAFIKRKELDYALLTYEKGRKLLKNSYPFSFEIAEIYFQKGNLEGMINEYLDVLLINDAYIQQVQNYLQRIYDTDMQGGSKGSELVKNQLLIRIQKYPDKITYAEMLIWLFIQEKNFSAALIQTKAIDKRLKEEGGRLITLAKTCVSNHDYKTAISAYQAVIEKGPENYYYIISKIELLEVLNKKIIEQVDYTREDIITLEKSYLSTLQELGKSASTAPLLKGLGHLYAFYLFDIENAIALLEESLKIPGVSNTFMAEVKLLLADILLMSGDIWEASLYYSQVEKSFKHDPIGDEAKLRNAKISYYTGDFAWSQAQLDVLKGSTSKLIANDAMRLSLLITDNSTVDTTLLPLEMYANAELLSFQNKDDEAILILDSIHTLFPGHALADEIVFKKASILIKKQDYQGASKQLLKIVKTYSYDILADDALFKLAEIHHFKFKDLEKAKEYYHKLMLDYPGSTLTVEARKRYRELRGDKLN from the coding sequence ATGAAAATACAGTTGGCGAAAATATTTTTATTTGTTTTAGTGCTTTTACACTCTTTTGTAAATGCCCAAATAGAAACATCCCCTGATAATGAAGCACCGCAACCTACAGGTTCTGACGAACAATTGGCCGCCCATTTCTTTCAAAACAAGGAATATGATAAGGCTGTAATTTATTACGAAAAACTTTTTGAAAAAAGCAGGCTTGATTTTTATTATGGATATTACCTGGACTGTTTAATTGAGCTTAAAGAGTATAAAAAAGCTGAAAAAATAATTAAGAAGCAATTGAAGCAAAACCCCCTTAAACTGGGTTATCAGGTTGATCTGGGATATGTTTTGCAGAGTTCAGGTGAAAATGCCAAAGCGAAAAAAGAATTTGATCATGCATTATCACAGCTTTCACCAAGTCAGGGACAAATTTTTGAAGTGGCCAATGCTTTCATAAAACGTAAAGAACTTGATTATGCCCTTTTAACTTATGAAAAGGGACGAAAATTGTTAAAAAATTCGTATCCTTTTAGTTTTGAAATTGCAGAGATTTATTTTCAAAAAGGAAATCTTGAGGGAATGATTAATGAATATTTAGACGTTCTTCTCATTAATGATGCCTATATACAACAGGTTCAGAATTACCTACAGCGAATTTATGATACAGATATGCAGGGGGGATCTAAGGGAAGCGAACTTGTAAAAAATCAATTGCTAATAAGAATACAAAAATATCCCGACAAAATAACCTATGCAGAAATGTTAATTTGGCTATTTATTCAGGAGAAGAACTTCAGCGCAGCTCTTATTCAAACAAAGGCAATAGATAAAAGGTTAAAAGAAGAAGGAGGAAGGTTAATTACTCTTGCTAAGACTTGTGTTTCAAACCATGATTACAAAACTGCTATAAGTGCTTATCAGGCAGTAATTGAAAAAGGCCCTGAAAATTATTACTATATAATTTCAAAAATAGAACTGCTGGAGGTTTTAAATAAAAAAATTATTGAACAAGTTGATTATACCCGTGAGGATATTATTACTCTTGAAAAAAGTTACCTTTCAACACTCCAGGAACTTGGAAAATCTGCCAGTACTGCACCTTTGTTAAAAGGTTTGGGACATTTATATGCATTTTATCTTTTTGATATTGAAAATGCCATAGCATTGCTTGAGGAAAGTTTAAAAATTCCGGGAGTTTCAAATACCTTTATGGCTGAAGTGAAATTGTTGCTTGCCGATATCTTGCTTATGAGCGGTGATATATGGGAAGCTTCGCTTTATTATTCCCAGGTTGAAAAATCTTTTAAGCATGACCCAATTGGTGATGAAGCAAAACTGCGTAATGCAAAAATTTCATATTATACGGGGGATTTTGCCTGGTCACAAGCCCAGCTTGATGTGCTCAAAGGCTCTACTTCAAAGTTAATTGCCAACGATGCAATGAGGCTTTCCTTGTTGATTACCGATAATTCTACTGTAGATACCACACTCCTTCCATTGGAGATGTATGCCAATGCTGAGCTGCTTTCTTTTCAAAATAAAGACGATGAAGCCATTTTAATTCTTGATTCTATTCATACTTTATTTCCTGGACATGCACTTGCGGATGAAATAGTATTTAAAAAAGCAAGCATCTTAATTAAAAAGCAGGACTATCAGGGCGCATCCAAACAGCTATTAAAAATAGTTAAAACCTATAGTTATGATATTCTTGCAGATGACGCCTTATTCAAGCTAGCTGAAATACACCATTTCAAGTTTAAAGATTTGGAAAAAGCTAAGGAATATTACCATAAATTAATGTTGGACTATCCTGGCAGCACACTAACTGTTGAAGCCAGGAAAAGATACCGGGAATTACGGGGTGATAAATTGAATTGA
- a CDS encoding DUF4286 family protein encodes MIIYNVTVNIENDVREEWLKWMKEVHIPNVMSTGLFIENRMLKVLVDEESGTTYSIQYTCKRMEDIQIYQRDHAPQLQKEHIEKYKGKFVAFRTLLEVV; translated from the coding sequence ATGATAATTTACAATGTTACAGTTAATATAGAGAATGATGTGCGCGAGGAATGGTTAAAATGGATGAAAGAAGTTCATATACCCAATGTAATGAGTACAGGACTTTTTATAGAGAATCGTATGCTCAAAGTACTTGTTGACGAAGAATCAGGAACAACATATTCCATACAATATACCTGCAAAAGAATGGAGGATATTCAAATCTATCAAAGGGACCATGCTCCACAATTGCAAAAAGAACATATAGAAAAATACAAGGGGAAATTTGTTGCATTTCGTACTTTACTTGAAGTTGTATAA
- the rsmA gene encoding 16S rRNA (adenine(1518)-N(6)/adenine(1519)-N(6))-dimethyltransferase RsmA: MEKVRAKKHLGQHFLNDEGIAKNIVDSLTKAGYKKVMEIGPGMGVLTKYLILDKEIELSVIELDRESIEYLKNHFPELDKRIISADFLKFPLEEYFHESFAIIGNFPYNISSQILFKVLEHKESIPELVGMFQKEVAQRLASPPKNKAYGILSVLLQAYYDIEYLFTVNEDVFTPPPKVKSAVIRIKRNNRVSLGCDDAAFKKVIKMGFNQRRKTLRNALKAMLPEDKQALESSGYLTKRAEELSVEDFVELTKMLNV; the protein is encoded by the coding sequence ATGGAAAAAGTTAGAGCAAAAAAACATTTAGGCCAGCATTTTTTAAATGATGAAGGTATTGCCAAAAATATAGTTGATAGCCTTACTAAGGCGGGTTATAAAAAAGTAATGGAAATAGGCCCGGGAATGGGTGTGCTTACTAAATACCTTATTCTTGATAAGGAAATTGAACTTTCAGTAATTGAACTAGACAGAGAATCCATTGAATATTTGAAGAATCATTTTCCTGAATTGGATAAACGGATTATTTCTGCGGATTTTTTAAAGTTTCCTTTGGAAGAGTATTTCCATGAATCTTTTGCTATAATTGGAAACTTCCCCTATAATATTTCCTCCCAAATCCTTTTTAAAGTACTTGAGCATAAAGAAAGTATACCAGAGTTGGTTGGAATGTTCCAAAAAGAAGTGGCACAAAGGCTTGCCTCGCCTCCTAAAAATAAAGCTTATGGAATTTTAAGTGTGCTTTTACAGGCTTATTATGATATTGAATATTTATTTACAGTAAATGAAGATGTTTTTACTCCTCCTCCTAAAGTGAAATCAGCGGTTATTCGTATAAAGAGAAACAATAGAGTAAGCCTTGGATGTGATGATGCAGCGTTTAAAAAAGTGATAAAAATGGGTTTCAACCAGCGCAGAAAAACGCTCCGTAATGCACTTAAAGCAATGCTGCCAGAGGATAAGCAAGCACTTGAAAGTTCAGGGTACCTTACCAAAAGAGCGGAAGAACTTTCGGTGGAAGATTTTGTTGAACTCACTAAAATGTTGAATGTATAA
- a CDS encoding hydroxyacid dehydrogenase codes for MKNILFLDTMHPYLEEELLKKGYNVVFDYTWPKEKIETIIHQFDGLVLRSRFKIGSDFLDKALNLKFIARGGAGLENIDVAYALKKGITCLHAPEGNRDAVGEHAIGMLLSLFNNLPRADKQVREAVWIREGNRGIELKGKTIGIIGYGNTGGALARKLKGFQVKVLAYDKYRVNYSDEYATEASAEQIFEQADILSLHLPLTQETKYLVNSQYINNFKRNIFLINTSRGPVVNTEDLVEKIETGKILGACLDVLEYEAVSFENLDKEKLPKAFQYLVNSDKVLLSPHIAGWTHESYYKISQVLFNKICQL; via the coding sequence ATGAAAAATATCCTATTTCTTGATACAATGCACCCTTACCTTGAGGAGGAGCTGCTGAAAAAAGGCTATAATGTGGTTTTTGATTATACCTGGCCAAAAGAAAAAATTGAAACAATTATTCATCAGTTTGATGGGCTGGTTTTAAGAAGCAGGTTTAAAATAGGATCAGACTTTTTAGATAAAGCGCTTAACTTAAAGTTTATTGCCAGAGGCGGTGCAGGTCTTGAAAATATTGATGTTGCATATGCCCTAAAGAAAGGAATCACTTGTTTGCATGCTCCCGAGGGAAACAGGGACGCAGTTGGAGAACATGCAATTGGAATGTTGTTAAGCTTGTTTAACAATTTGCCAAGGGCTGATAAGCAGGTAAGAGAAGCAGTATGGATACGTGAGGGGAATAGAGGAATTGAACTAAAAGGTAAAACCATTGGAATAATAGGATATGGCAATACAGGAGGAGCTCTTGCCAGAAAATTAAAGGGGTTCCAGGTTAAGGTTCTTGCCTATGATAAATACCGGGTTAATTATTCGGATGAATATGCCACAGAAGCCTCGGCTGAGCAAATCTTTGAACAAGCGGACATACTTAGCCTGCATCTTCCATTAACCCAGGAAACAAAGTATTTGGTAAATTCCCAGTATATTAATAATTTCAAAAGAAACATTTTTCTTATTAATACTTCCAGAGGACCCGTAGTAAATACAGAGGACTTGGTTGAAAAAATTGAAACAGGCAAAATTTTGGGTGCATGCCTTGATGTGTTGGAATATGAGGCTGTTTCATTTGAAAATTTGGACAAGGAAAAACTTCCTAAAGCATTTCAATATTTAGTTAACAGTGATAAGGTTCTGTTATCGCCTCACATTGCAGGATGGACGCACGAATCTTATTATAAAATATCCCAGGTTTTATTTAACAAAATCTGCCAATTGTAA
- a CDS encoding methyltransferase domain-containing protein — MVEGIYLHGYSEKEQQRLVQQALFLEQMVYSEIDLSSAKNLLEIGSGVGAQSAILLNKFPAIHITGIDSSTTQLQTAKHYLDQNPGFKGRFDLQQMNAECMDFEDATFDSVFLCWILEHVNNPGKVLKEAFRVLKPGGVLIASEVFNATFYTFPFSPNIEEFWNQYNLFQEKAGGDPNVGAKLGNLLASAEFSSITTKTKYFHADNRDIKYKRKTIEYWTELLLSAAPNLLNAGLVSHKTTEEVKKEFAFIADNSQGVFFCSFIQAQAVKKVES; from the coding sequence ATGGTAGAGGGCATATACCTTCACGGGTATTCGGAAAAGGAACAACAAAGGCTTGTTCAGCAAGCATTATTCCTGGAGCAAATGGTTTATTCAGAAATTGATTTATCCTCGGCTAAAAACCTGTTGGAAATCGGTTCTGGAGTTGGGGCTCAATCTGCAATTTTATTAAACAAATTTCCTGCTATTCATATTACAGGAATTGATTCCTCTACTACCCAACTTCAAACAGCAAAACATTACCTGGATCAAAATCCCGGCTTTAAAGGACGATTTGATTTGCAACAAATGAATGCAGAGTGTATGGATTTTGAAGATGCTACTTTTGACAGTGTTTTTTTATGCTGGATACTCGAGCATGTTAATAATCCAGGGAAAGTTTTAAAGGAGGCATTTCGAGTTTTAAAGCCCGGTGGTGTGCTAATTGCCTCTGAAGTATTCAATGCTACCTTTTATACTTTTCCCTTTTCTCCGAATATAGAAGAATTCTGGAATCAGTATAATTTATTCCAGGAGAAAGCAGGTGGCGACCCCAATGTGGGAGCAAAATTGGGAAATCTTTTGGCTTCTGCAGAATTTAGTAGTATCACAACGAAAACAAAATATTTCCATGCCGATAACAGAGACATTAAATATAAAAGAAAAACAATTGAATATTGGACAGAACTTTTATTAAGTGCAGCACCTAATTTATTAAATGCTGGCCTTGTTAGCCATAAAACAACAGAAGAGGTAAAAAAGGAATTTGCATTTATTGCTGATAATTCCCAAGGTGTTTTTTTCTGTTCTTTTATTCAGGCCCAGGCTGTGAAAAAAGTTGAAAGTTAA
- a CDS encoding COX15/CtaA family protein: MSSSIDKPIIVWLFTGCTLIFLMVVVGGITRLTQSGLSIVEWNLLMGTFPPLTELAWQDLFLKYQQSPQFQLVNTHFSLHEFKSIFWWEYIHRLFGRFIGLVFFIPFVYFLVTKKFNVTLLKKLLLIFVLGGFQGFLGWYMVKSGLVKDPAVSHYRLAAHLITAFISFGFTFWVALDLLPKEKKQQSDFSPLLYTLSLLLFLVLTIQIIYGAFVAGLKAGYSYTTFPKMGDQWIAESVGYTYNKMGLMSFFENPASVQFIHRYIAYGVVALIGIIWYVGWKNAVNGNLKRSIDLLVSLVSLQFLLGIITLIYSVPVVFGVLHQAGAFFTFGAVIYLFFQLSLSKQNYSKG, from the coding sequence ATGTCTTCAAGTATAGATAAACCAATAATAGTTTGGCTTTTTACAGGTTGTACCCTTATTTTTTTAATGGTGGTAGTGGGGGGAATTACCAGACTTACCCAGTCTGGTCTTTCTATTGTAGAATGGAACCTTTTAATGGGCACTTTTCCACCCCTCACAGAGCTTGCCTGGCAGGATCTGTTTTTAAAATACCAACAATCGCCCCAGTTTCAGCTTGTAAACACGCATTTTTCACTGCATGAGTTTAAATCAATTTTTTGGTGGGAATACATCCATCGTTTGTTTGGAAGATTTATTGGTCTGGTGTTTTTTATTCCTTTTGTCTATTTTTTGGTAACTAAAAAATTCAATGTTACTTTACTGAAAAAATTACTGTTGATTTTTGTTCTTGGAGGTTTCCAGGGATTTTTGGGTTGGTATATGGTAAAAAGCGGACTGGTAAAAGATCCGGCAGTTAGTCATTACCGACTTGCAGCACATTTGATAACCGCCTTCATTTCATTTGGATTTACTTTTTGGGTAGCCCTTGATTTGTTACCTAAAGAGAAAAAGCAGCAGTCTGATTTTTCACCACTCCTTTACACATTATCCTTGTTGTTGTTTCTTGTGTTAACCATTCAGATTATTTATGGTGCATTTGTAGCCGGATTAAAAGCAGGATATTCATATACAACTTTTCCAAAAATGGGTGATCAATGGATTGCAGAATCAGTAGGTTATACATACAATAAAATGGGGTTAATGAGCTTTTTTGAAAATCCGGCCAGTGTTCAGTTTATACACCGTTATATAGCATATGGTGTTGTTGCGCTAATAGGAATAATATGGTACGTTGGCTGGAAAAACGCTGTAAATGGAAATTTAAAAAGATCAATTGATTTACTTGTATCCCTAGTTTCTCTTCAATTTCTGCTAGGTATAATAACCCTTATTTATTCCGTTCCAGTTGTATTTGGTGTATTGCATCAGGCAGGTGCATTTTTTACATTCGGAGCTGTAATTTATTTGTTCTTTCAGCTTTCCCTGTCAAAGCAAAATTATTCAAAGGGTTAA
- a CDS encoding immune inhibitor A, which translates to MTIRLLTIAGFIILSFSFPILSQELPKYSKVKVYTNSLPGGLKALGALGVTTDHGEVKKDVYFISDFSEHEINLIQQSGFQYEINIDDVVEFYISQNTLDLSSDSRDSRNSCNTPVVYPSPQNFQLGSMGGFFTFQEMINNLDSMASKYPSLISVKQSIGNSVEGRPIYHVKISDNPSVDQNKPEVFYNALHHAREPASLSQLIYYMWYLLENYDTNAEVKYLVDNLEMFFVPCVNPDGYVYNYTTNPNGGGMWRKNRKNNGDGTFGVDLNRNYGYSWGFDNSGSSPSSGSDVYRGPAAFSEPETQAVRDFCNQRDFKLTLNYHTYGNLLIYPWGFQPSYYTPDSALFVNYAQLLTRDNNYKYGTGDQTVNYVVNGSSDDWMYGEETTKNKTMAMTPEAGEGSDGFWPPSSRIKDICMVNIRQNLSMAHLAGKFALAKDKSPAMLAVKNAYIDFEIVRLGLDPANFTVSIIPLNNVSSAAAPKVFSGLDLLESKIDSISIALNPAINDGQAFSFVLAVNNGMYTHYDTITKIYGLPVVLLADNGNNLGNWQTSTWGITSNAYYSPSSSITDSPNGNYANNINKTITSLSKINLVDATSAMLTFMAKWDIEAGYDYVQVMASLNGSSWTPLCGKYTKPGSSNQVSGEPLYDGLQTTWVKEEINLSDYLGQEIFLRYKIVSDNYETGDGFYFDDLIVTTTGSLSTLTSQHHFTYLFQNQPNPANDYTYINFNVLTQNTNNKIILYNSLGSVITEIPVYEQQGSIRVNTSELATGIYYYTIESGENKTAFKKMVIVR; encoded by the coding sequence ATGACTATCCGACTCTTAACAATTGCAGGTTTTATTATCCTTAGCTTTTCTTTTCCGATATTATCACAGGAATTACCCAAATATTCAAAGGTTAAAGTTTACACCAATTCCCTCCCGGGTGGTTTAAAAGCTTTGGGCGCCCTGGGAGTAACTACTGATCATGGCGAAGTAAAAAAGGATGTTTATTTTATTTCTGATTTTTCTGAACATGAAATAAATTTAATTCAACAAAGTGGATTTCAATATGAAATAAATATTGACGATGTTGTTGAATTTTATATTAGTCAAAATACGCTTGATTTAAGCAGTGATTCAAGGGATTCAAGAAATAGTTGCAACACACCTGTTGTTTATCCAAGCCCACAAAATTTCCAGTTAGGTTCAATGGGTGGTTTTTTTACCTTTCAGGAAATGATAAACAATCTGGACAGCATGGCAAGTAAATATCCTAGCCTTATTTCTGTAAAGCAATCCATTGGCAATAGTGTAGAAGGCAGACCAATTTATCACGTTAAAATTTCTGACAATCCAAGCGTGGATCAAAATAAGCCGGAAGTGTTTTACAATGCTTTGCATCATGCCAGGGAGCCTGCCTCTCTTTCTCAGTTAATCTATTATATGTGGTATTTGCTTGAAAACTATGATACAAATGCGGAAGTAAAATACCTTGTGGATAATCTTGAAATGTTTTTTGTGCCTTGTGTAAACCCTGATGGATATGTTTACAATTATACTACCAATCCAAATGGCGGCGGTATGTGGAGAAAAAACAGAAAAAACAATGGCGATGGAACTTTTGGCGTTGATTTAAACAGAAATTATGGTTATTCCTGGGGATTTGACAACAGTGGATCATCTCCTTCAAGTGGCTCAGATGTGTACCGAGGCCCTGCAGCATTTTCAGAGCCCGAAACCCAAGCTGTAAGGGATTTTTGCAATCAAAGGGATTTTAAACTCACATTAAATTATCATACTTACGGAAATTTATTAATCTATCCCTGGGGCTTTCAGCCTTCTTATTATACTCCAGATTCTGCTTTGTTTGTGAACTATGCGCAGTTACTTACCAGGGATAACAATTACAAATATGGAACTGGTGATCAAACAGTAAACTATGTAGTTAATGGGTCTTCTGATGACTGGATGTACGGGGAAGAAACTACTAAAAACAAAACTATGGCAATGACTCCAGAAGCAGGCGAAGGTTCTGATGGATTCTGGCCCCCTTCTTCCAGGATAAAGGACATTTGCATGGTGAATATTCGTCAGAATTTAAGTATGGCACATCTTGCAGGAAAATTTGCACTGGCTAAGGATAAATCCCCTGCTATGCTTGCTGTTAAAAATGCATACATAGATTTTGAAATAGTCAGACTTGGTCTGGATCCCGCAAATTTCACCGTAAGCATTATTCCTTTAAACAATGTTTCATCAGCCGCTGCACCAAAAGTTTTTTCTGGCCTGGACTTGCTTGAATCTAAAATCGATTCAATAAGTATAGCTTTAAATCCCGCCATTAACGATGGACAGGCCTTTAGTTTTGTTTTGGCAGTAAACAATGGCATGTATACACATTATGATACCATTACAAAAATTTATGGCTTGCCTGTTGTTCTATTGGCTGATAATGGCAACAATCTTGGTAATTGGCAAACAAGCACCTGGGGAATAACTTCAAATGCTTATTATTCACCCTCTTCATCTATTACAGATTCTCCTAATGGAAATTATGCAAACAATATCAATAAGACAATTACTTCACTCTCAAAAATCAATTTGGTTGATGCTACCTCTGCGATGTTAACTTTTATGGCCAAATGGGATATTGAAGCAGGCTATGATTATGTTCAGGTAATGGCCTCCTTAAATGGCTCCTCCTGGACTCCATTATGCGGTAAATACACCAAGCCGGGATCATCAAACCAGGTATCAGGAGAACCTTTATATGATGGCCTACAAACCACTTGGGTAAAGGAAGAGATAAACTTAAGTGATTATCTTGGCCAGGAAATATTTTTGAGATACAAAATTGTTTCCGACAATTATGAAACGGGAGATGGATTTTATTTTGATGACCTTATTGTAACCACAACTGGAAGTCTTTCAACTCTTACTTCACAACATCATTTTACATATTTGTTTCAAAACCAACCTAATCCAGCAAATGATTATACTTATATCAACTTTAATGTTTTAACACAGAATACTAACAATAAAATAATACTATACAATTCCCTGGGTTCTGTTATAACCGAAATACCTGTATATGAACAACAAGGAAGCATTCGGGTTAATACTTCAGAATTAGCAACTGGGATTTATTATTATACTATTGAATCAGGAGAAAACAAAACTGCTTTTAAAAAGATGGTTATTGTTAGGTAA
- the gldD gene encoding gliding motility lipoprotein GldD, translated as MKKFTIHVLFLLSIVLFLQSCEQDYSPKPRAYFRIDLPEKEYQKLKDQCPFSFDFPTYAKVLKDERPEAEPCWMNIDFHRFNARIHLSYKPIDNNLETFIENSRSLTYKHTSKATDIRENLFINDSARTYGLLYDIKGDAATNIQFYITDSTNHFVRGSLYFNAPPNQDSLAPVIDFIKKDIYHLMETFKWN; from the coding sequence ATGAAAAAATTTACAATACACGTTTTATTCCTGCTTTCAATTGTGCTCTTTTTACAGAGTTGTGAACAGGATTATTCTCCAAAACCACGTGCCTATTTCAGGATTGATCTCCCTGAAAAAGAATACCAAAAACTCAAGGATCAATGTCCTTTTTCATTTGATTTTCCAACCTATGCGAAAGTTTTGAAAGATGAACGGCCTGAGGCTGAACCCTGCTGGATGAATATTGACTTTCACCGGTTTAATGCCAGAATACATTTAAGTTACAAGCCAATTGACAATAATCTTGAAACCTTTATTGAGAATTCAAGATCTTTAACCTACAAACACACCTCAAAAGCTACCGACATAAGAGAAAACCTTTTTATTAATGATTCCGCCCGAACTTATGGGCTTTTATATGATATTAAAGGGGATGCAGCAACAAACATTCAGTTTTATATCACCGACAGTACCAACCATTTTGTAAGGGGATCTCTTTATTTCAATGCTCCTCCCAACCAGGATTCATTAGCTCCTGTTATAGACTTTATCAAAAAGGATATTTATCACCTGATGGAAACCTTTAAGTGGAATTGA